The genomic interval GGAACGGCTCAGGGCTTCGGACAGGTCGGCGGGGTGTCGTCGGACCATTCTGGAGCCGACAGCTCCAGATCGTTCAGGCCGAGCAAGCCGATCGCGCGCAGCGCCATGTGGTCGACCATTTCCGAGATCGAGCGCGGCCGCTGATAGAACGCCGGCGACAGCGGCGCCACGATTGCGCCGATCTCGGTCGCCTGCGCCATGCTGCGGATATGGCCGAGATGCAGCGGCGTCTCGCGCAGCATCAGCACCAGCCGGCGCCGCTCTTTGAGCTGCACGTCAGCGGAGCGCACCAGCAGATTGTCGAGATCGCCGTGGGCGATCGCCGACAGGGTGCGGATCGAACACGGCGCCACGATCATGCCGGAGGTGCGGAACGAGCCGGAGGCGATACAGGCGCCGACGTCGTCGATCTTGTGAAAGCGATGC from Rhodopseudomonas palustris carries:
- a CDS encoding UbiX family flavin prenyltransferase, with the translated sequence MSTQHRIVVGISGASGAAVGLRVVELLASVDCEVHLVVSKAARRTIAYEVGPNALDHAADLVHRFHKIDDVGACIASGSFRTSGMIVAPCSIRTLSAIAHGDLDNLLVRSADVQLKERRRLVLMLRETPLHLGHIRSMAQATEIGAIVAPLSPAFYQRPRSISEMVDHMALRAIGLLGLNDLELSAPEWSDDTPPTCPKP